One part of the Melospiza melodia melodia isolate bMelMel2 chromosome 3, bMelMel2.pri, whole genome shotgun sequence genome encodes these proteins:
- the VGLL2 gene encoding transcription cofactor vestigial-like protein 2 isoform X1, with amino-acid sequence MSCLDVMYQVYGPSQPYFAAAYSPYHQKLAFYSKMQEAPESGSSASAGSSFSSHAAASIKEEDCSPEKERPPEAEYISSRCVLFTYFQGDISAVVDEHFSRALSQPSSFSLGSAKAARNAGSWRDGSFPMSQRIFPPSFWNSTYQPSSVPASLSSPLAAAAHSELPFAAATDPYAPASLHGHLHQGGPEPWHHAHHHHHHHHHHHPYIGTQSSAYPRPAAMHEVYGPHFDPRYGSLLVPTASVRPHRLTPASVPAPVSPPCELGKSEVGAAAAWTTPGPFPNATGDMAQSIGLNVDTGLQPQDKSKDLYWF; translated from the exons ATGAGCTGTCTGGATGTTATGTACCAAGTGTACGGTCCTTCCCAGCCCTACTTCGCAGCAGCCTACAGCCCCTACCACCAG AAACTCGCCTTTTACTCCAAAATGCAGGAAGCCCCGGAGAGCGGCAGCAGCGCCAGCGccggcagctccttctccagccACGCCGCGGCCAGCATCAAGGAGGAGGACTGCAGCCCCGAGAAGGAGCGACCCCCCGAGGCCGAGTACATCAGCTCCCGCTGTGTCCTCTTCACCTACTTCCAGGGGGACATCAGCGCCGTGGTGGATGAGCACTTCAGCCGGGcgctcagccagcccagcagctTCTCCCTGGGCAGCGCGAAGGCGGCACGGAACGCGGGCTCCTGGCGGG ATGGATCCTTCCCAATGAGCCAGCGCATCTTCCCGCCGTCCTTCTGGAACAGCACGTACCAGCCGTCCTCGGTGCCGGCCAGCctgagcagccccctggcagctgcgGCCCACAGCGAGCTGCCCTTCGCCGCCGCCACCGACCCCTACGCGCCCGCCTCCCTGCACGGCCACCTGCACCAGGGCGGCCCCGAGCCCTGGCACCACgcccaccatcaccaccaccaccaccaccaccaccacccctacATCGGCACGCAGAGCAGCGCCtacccccgccccgccgccatgCACGAGGTCTACGGGCCCCACTTTGATCCCCGCTACGGCTCGCTCCTGGTGCCCACGGCCTCCGTCAGGCCCCACCGCCTCACGCCCGCCTCCGTGCCCGCACCCGTCAGCCCCCCCTGCGAACTGGGCAAGAGTGAAGTGGGCGCTGCTGCGGCCTGGACGACGCCGGGCCCCTTCCCCAATGCAACAGGAGACATGGCACAGAGCATCGGCCTCAATGTGGACACAG
- the VGLL2 gene encoding transcription cofactor vestigial-like protein 2 isoform X2, whose translation MSCLDVMYQVYGPSQPYFAAAYSPYHQKLAFYSKMQEAPESGSSASAGSSFSSHAAASIKEEDCSPEKERPPEAEYISSRCVLFTYFQGDISAVVDEHFSRALSQPSSFSLGSAKAARNAGSWRDGSFPMSQRIFPPSFWNSTYQPSSVPASLSSPLAAAAHSELPFAAATDPYAPASLHGHLHQGGPEPWHHAHHHHHHHHHHHPYIGTQSSAYPRPAAMHEVYGPHFDPRYGSLLVPTASVRPHRLTPASVPAPVSPPCELGKSEVGAAAAWTTPGPFPNATGDMAQSIGLNVDTARRYSFCGGSLLS comes from the exons ATGAGCTGTCTGGATGTTATGTACCAAGTGTACGGTCCTTCCCAGCCCTACTTCGCAGCAGCCTACAGCCCCTACCACCAG AAACTCGCCTTTTACTCCAAAATGCAGGAAGCCCCGGAGAGCGGCAGCAGCGCCAGCGccggcagctccttctccagccACGCCGCGGCCAGCATCAAGGAGGAGGACTGCAGCCCCGAGAAGGAGCGACCCCCCGAGGCCGAGTACATCAGCTCCCGCTGTGTCCTCTTCACCTACTTCCAGGGGGACATCAGCGCCGTGGTGGATGAGCACTTCAGCCGGGcgctcagccagcccagcagctTCTCCCTGGGCAGCGCGAAGGCGGCACGGAACGCGGGCTCCTGGCGGG ATGGATCCTTCCCAATGAGCCAGCGCATCTTCCCGCCGTCCTTCTGGAACAGCACGTACCAGCCGTCCTCGGTGCCGGCCAGCctgagcagccccctggcagctgcgGCCCACAGCGAGCTGCCCTTCGCCGCCGCCACCGACCCCTACGCGCCCGCCTCCCTGCACGGCCACCTGCACCAGGGCGGCCCCGAGCCCTGGCACCACgcccaccatcaccaccaccaccaccaccaccaccacccctacATCGGCACGCAGAGCAGCGCCtacccccgccccgccgccatgCACGAGGTCTACGGGCCCCACTTTGATCCCCGCTACGGCTCGCTCCTGGTGCCCACGGCCTCCGTCAGGCCCCACCGCCTCACGCCCGCCTCCGTGCCCGCACCCGTCAGCCCCCCCTGCGAACTGGGCAAGAGTGAAGTGGGCGCTGCTGCGGCCTGGACGACGCCGGGCCCCTTCCCCAATGCAACAGGAGACATGGCACAGAGCATCGGCCTCAATGTGGACACAG
- the VGLL2 gene encoding transcription cofactor vestigial-like protein 2 isoform X3 → MQEAPESGSSASAGSSFSSHAAASIKEEDCSPEKERPPEAEYISSRCVLFTYFQGDISAVVDEHFSRALSQPSSFSLGSAKAARNAGSWRDGSFPMSQRIFPPSFWNSTYQPSSVPASLSSPLAAAAHSELPFAAATDPYAPASLHGHLHQGGPEPWHHAHHHHHHHHHHHPYIGTQSSAYPRPAAMHEVYGPHFDPRYGSLLVPTASVRPHRLTPASVPAPVSPPCELGKSEVGAAAAWTTPGPFPNATGDMAQSIGLNVDTGLQPQDKSKDLYWF, encoded by the exons ATGCAGGAAGCCCCGGAGAGCGGCAGCAGCGCCAGCGccggcagctccttctccagccACGCCGCGGCCAGCATCAAGGAGGAGGACTGCAGCCCCGAGAAGGAGCGACCCCCCGAGGCCGAGTACATCAGCTCCCGCTGTGTCCTCTTCACCTACTTCCAGGGGGACATCAGCGCCGTGGTGGATGAGCACTTCAGCCGGGcgctcagccagcccagcagctTCTCCCTGGGCAGCGCGAAGGCGGCACGGAACGCGGGCTCCTGGCGGG ATGGATCCTTCCCAATGAGCCAGCGCATCTTCCCGCCGTCCTTCTGGAACAGCACGTACCAGCCGTCCTCGGTGCCGGCCAGCctgagcagccccctggcagctgcgGCCCACAGCGAGCTGCCCTTCGCCGCCGCCACCGACCCCTACGCGCCCGCCTCCCTGCACGGCCACCTGCACCAGGGCGGCCCCGAGCCCTGGCACCACgcccaccatcaccaccaccaccaccaccaccaccacccctacATCGGCACGCAGAGCAGCGCCtacccccgccccgccgccatgCACGAGGTCTACGGGCCCCACTTTGATCCCCGCTACGGCTCGCTCCTGGTGCCCACGGCCTCCGTCAGGCCCCACCGCCTCACGCCCGCCTCCGTGCCCGCACCCGTCAGCCCCCCCTGCGAACTGGGCAAGAGTGAAGTGGGCGCTGCTGCGGCCTGGACGACGCCGGGCCCCTTCCCCAATGCAACAGGAGACATGGCACAGAGCATCGGCCTCAATGTGGACACAG